In the Salvelinus namaycush isolate Seneca chromosome 35, SaNama_1.0, whole genome shotgun sequence genome, one interval contains:
- the LOC120029493 gene encoding cytohesin-3-like — protein MDEDNQVPQDLSLEERGELSNIRRRKRELLDDIERLKFEIAEVMTEIEQLTCVGESKTTQRNKQIAMGRKKFNMDPKKGIQFLLENDLLQHTPEDISQFLYKGEGLNKTVIGDYLGERDEFNLKVLQAFVELHEFADLNLVQALRQFLWSFRLPGEAQKIDRMMEAFASRYCGCNPGVFQSTDTCYVLSFAIIMLNTSLHNPNVRDKPPVERFISMNRGINEGGDLPEELLRNLFDSIKNEPFKIPEDDGNDLTHTFFNPDREGWLLKLGGRVKTWKRRWFILTDNCLYYFEYTTDKEPRGIIPLENLSIREVDEPRKPNCFELYNPNHKGSLIKACKTEADGRVVEGNHTVYRISAPTTEEKEEWIKSIKASISRDPFYDMLATRKRRIANKK, from the exons TACCTCAGGATCTCTCACTGGAAGAGAGGGGTGAGCTGTCAAACATCCGGCGGAGGAAGAGAGAGCTGCTGGATGATATTGAA CGCTTGAAGTTTGAGATAGCTGAAGTCATGACTGAGATTGAGCAACTAACGTGTGTAGGAGAAAG CAAAACAACACAGCGGAACAAACAAATCGCCATGGGGAGGAAGAAATTCAACATGGATCCTAAGAAG GGGATCCAGTTTCTCCTGGAGAACGACCTTCTGCAGCACACCCCAGAAGACATCTCTCAGTTCCTCTACAAGGGCGAGGGCCTGAACAAGACTGTCATCGGAGACTACTTAGGGGAGCG AGATGAGTTTAACCTCAAGGTGCTGCAGGCGTTCGTAGAGCTCCATGAGTTTGCTGACCTCAACCTCGTCCAGGCCTTAAG GCAGTTCCTGTGGAGTTTTCGTCTTCCTGGTGAGGCTCAGAAGATTGACCGGATGATGGAGGCTTTTGCCTCGCGGTACTGCGGCTGTAATCCCGGGGTGTTCCAGTCAACAG ACACATGTTATGTGCTGTCGTTTGCCATCATCATGTTGAACACCAGCCTGCACAACCCCAACGTCAGAGACAAGCCCCCTGTAGAGAGATTCATCTCCATGAACAGAGGTATCAACGAGGGAGGAGACCTGCCAGAGGAACTACTCAGG AATTTATTTGATAGCATCAAAAATGAACCCTTCAAAATCCCAGAAGATGATGGCAACGATCTTACACACACGTTCTTCAACCCCGACAGAGAGGGATGGCTACTGAAACTAG GTGGAAGAGTGAAGACCTGGAAGAGACGGTGGTTCATTCTGACTGACAACTGCCTGTACTACTTTGAATACACAACG GACAAGGAACCTCGTGGGATCATTCCTCTAGAGAACCTTAGCATAAGAGAGGTGGATGAGCCCAGGAAACCT AACTGTTTCGAGCTCTACAACCCCAATCACAAGGGTTCATTGATCAAGGCGTGTAAGACTGAGGCGGACGGCCGGGTCGTCGAGGGCAACCACACAGTGTACAGGATTTCAGCGCCCACcacagaggagaaggaggagtggATCAAATCCATCAA AGCAAGCATCAGCAGGGATCCCTTCTATGACATGCTAGCCACAAGGAAGCGGAGGATAGCCAATAAGAAGTGA